One genomic window of Candidatus Methylacidiphilales bacterium includes the following:
- a CDS encoding SpoIVB peptidase S55 domain-containing protein gives MKYLAWDWNLGWTLALVLSTTSVPAAPLPQIYPVEDLRPGQRGITRTVLQGTQIEEIQTEILGVQKAALGAGHDLIIGRLIDPRTEKTGAVHGMSGSPLYIDGKLVGALSRRITLFEKDGHCGFTPAADMFDVERRSSSTAPEPWQGGWWTLLAAPFTGSGCGSAGQWLSVPLPVPGWGPAMEQAFKPFFENIPGFLPVAAAAGRADSSSRLPLPLKDGSPLAVVLVDGDFSMAGTGTLTWTDGHRFMAFGHPMMGLGSAALPVAPAEIITTIPSYFMPHKLSNAGSVSGTLTQDRLSAISGTLDRAPAMAPYRIKRTHNGEPRPDLKGRLALHPRLSPMLVAMLMARTLNDEQDTSEYVTVRLHGSIQLQGLPALVLDGVYSGDDSERMRAVMDQALPLLRLCRDFPRQVAIEGLELSVESFEKDATWQIDDLRPSATTVRPGESIRLLTRLRSPAGVERWVEQVLALPEEVREGTVEVRVLAGSELRQERLNDRDLGRMDQPRDFLRALDVSADADRLYAQVNLLGPAVATGGFLQAGLPGSIARQQAGTPDPVRSTRRTVAEVSAPQQGVVAGSRQFTLRIIP, from the coding sequence GTGAAATACCTGGCATGGGATTGGAACCTGGGATGGACCCTGGCTTTGGTCCTCAGTACAACTTCTGTTCCTGCTGCCCCATTGCCGCAGATCTATCCGGTTGAAGATTTGCGTCCGGGCCAGCGCGGAATCACCCGCACCGTGCTCCAGGGCACCCAAATCGAAGAAATCCAGACGGAAATCCTCGGTGTGCAAAAGGCCGCCCTGGGTGCCGGCCACGACCTCATCATTGGCCGCCTCATCGATCCGCGCACGGAAAAAACCGGGGCCGTGCATGGCATGAGCGGCAGTCCGTTGTACATCGACGGCAAACTCGTCGGCGCCCTCTCGCGTCGCATCACCCTCTTCGAGAAGGACGGCCATTGCGGGTTCACCCCGGCGGCCGACATGTTCGATGTTGAACGTCGCAGTTCGTCCACCGCTCCCGAACCTTGGCAGGGTGGTTGGTGGACCTTGCTCGCGGCCCCCTTCACGGGCAGTGGTTGCGGCTCCGCCGGACAATGGCTTTCCGTGCCGCTTCCCGTCCCGGGTTGGGGGCCGGCCATGGAACAGGCCTTCAAGCCCTTCTTCGAAAACATCCCCGGCTTCCTTCCTGTTGCCGCGGCCGCAGGTCGCGCCGACTCTTCTTCTCGCCTGCCGCTTCCGCTCAAGGACGGTTCCCCGCTCGCGGTTGTTCTGGTGGATGGCGACTTCTCCATGGCGGGCACCGGCACCCTGACTTGGACCGATGGCCACCGCTTCATGGCGTTCGGCCACCCCATGATGGGACTCGGGTCCGCCGCACTGCCCGTGGCACCGGCCGAGATCATCACCACCATCCCCAGCTACTTCATGCCGCACAAGCTTTCCAATGCCGGGAGTGTCAGTGGCACGCTCACCCAGGACCGCCTGAGCGCAATCAGTGGCACCCTCGACCGTGCACCGGCCATGGCCCCCTATCGGATCAAGCGCACCCACAACGGCGAACCCCGCCCGGACCTCAAGGGCCGACTGGCCCTCCACCCCCGTCTCAGCCCCATGTTGGTCGCGATGTTGATGGCGCGCACCCTGAATGACGAACAGGACACCTCGGAGTATGTCACCGTTCGTCTGCACGGCAGCATCCAGCTTCAGGGTCTGCCGGCATTGGTTCTTGACGGGGTCTACAGTGGGGACGACAGCGAACGCATGCGGGCGGTGATGGATCAGGCCCTGCCGCTCCTGCGGCTCTGCCGCGATTTTCCACGCCAGGTGGCCATCGAAGGACTGGAACTTTCTGTGGAGTCATTTGAAAAAGATGCCACCTGGCAGATTGACGATCTGCGACCCTCCGCCACCACCGTCCGGCCGGGAGAATCGATCAGACTCCTGACCCGTCTGCGCAGCCCGGCGGGAGTGGAACGCTGGGTGGAGCAAGTTTTGGCCCTGCCCGAAGAAGTGCGAGAAGGGACCGTGGAAGTCCGCGTGCTGGCCGGAAGCGAGCTCCGCCAAGAACGCCTCAATGACCGCGACCTGGGGCGAATGGACCAGCCGCGTGATTTCCTGCGCGCCTTGGACGTCTCGGCTGATGCCGACCGCCTTTATGCCCAGGTCAACCTCCTCGGTCCGGCCGTGGCCACGGGTGGATTCCTCCAGGCCGGGTTGCCCGGCAGCATCGCCCGGCAGCAGGCCGGCACACCGGATCCTGTCCGTTCCACCCGCCGCACCGTGGCCGAGGTCTCCGCACCGCAACAGGGTGTGGTCGCCGGTTCCCGCCAGTTCACCCTCAGGATCATCCCATGA
- a CDS encoding PLP-dependent aminotransferase family protein, which produces MRSVERPGWINLGAGVPSPKLLPVAALQKSFVRAGAKNGLAMWAYQRPEGHAGLREALAERLRNRKVRVGASEVLVTNGCTQALHLALALHTRRGGVVACESPCYYNLLEQIHAVGARSLSLPGDPVRGLDADRIAPWLEQWRPDCLVVCSTLSNPGCATIPVRCRAALVDLCRQLGVRLIEDDIYGELREGGALPPLRSYDDGSTVTYVSSTCKSVAPGLRGGLMLPGDHFEQAVRRKCMSDLHGPTVAESTLAAFLESGGMEPHLERLRAACHRRRARLRKAVVRYFPAGTRVSDPEGGFLLWVECPGRVDPGRLHQEAAKRGVSFAPGEIFFDRASPNTCMRLNAARAEESELERGAGLMSEAWAACV; this is translated from the coding sequence ATGCGTTCGGTGGAAAGGCCGGGTTGGATCAACCTGGGTGCCGGAGTGCCTTCGCCCAAGCTGCTGCCGGTGGCGGCCCTGCAAAAAAGCTTCGTCCGCGCGGGGGCGAAGAACGGCCTGGCCATGTGGGCCTACCAGCGACCGGAGGGGCATGCGGGTTTGCGCGAGGCCCTGGCGGAACGCCTGCGCAACCGAAAGGTCCGAGTCGGGGCCTCCGAAGTCCTGGTGACCAACGGGTGCACCCAGGCCCTCCATCTGGCCCTGGCCTTGCACACCCGGCGTGGCGGCGTGGTGGCCTGTGAGTCGCCGTGTTATTACAACTTGCTTGAGCAAATACACGCGGTGGGGGCGAGGTCGTTGTCCCTGCCGGGTGATCCGGTGCGGGGACTGGATGCCGATCGGATCGCGCCGTGGCTGGAACAATGGCGGCCCGACTGCCTGGTGGTATGTTCCACCCTCTCCAATCCGGGCTGTGCGACCATTCCGGTGCGGTGTCGCGCGGCCCTGGTGGACCTGTGCCGTCAGTTGGGCGTGCGATTGATCGAGGACGACATCTATGGGGAATTGCGTGAGGGTGGGGCCCTGCCGCCCCTGCGATCCTACGACGACGGTAGCACCGTGACCTATGTTTCGTCGACTTGCAAATCGGTGGCACCCGGCTTGCGCGGTGGGCTGATGCTCCCGGGCGACCATTTCGAGCAGGCCGTCAGGCGCAAGTGCATGAGCGATCTGCACGGCCCGACGGTGGCCGAGTCGACCTTGGCGGCTTTTTTGGAATCTGGCGGGATGGAGCCGCACTTGGAGCGCCTGCGTGCGGCCTGCCATCGGAGGCGGGCGCGCCTGCGGAAAGCGGTGGTGCGGTACTTTCCGGCGGGCACGCGGGTGTCCGATCCGGAAGGAGGGTTCCTTCTCTGGGTCGAATGTCCCGGTCGGGTGGATCCGGGACGTTTGCACCAGGAGGCGGCGAAGCGCGGTGTGTCTTTTGCCCCCGGGGAGATTTTTTTTGACCGCGCTTCTCCGAACACCTGCATGCGTTTGAACGCCGCGCGGGCGGAGGAGTCGGAACTGGAGCGCGGGGCCGGCCTTATGTCGGAAGCTTGGGCGGCGTGTGTTTGA
- a CDS encoding Flp family type IVb pilin, which produces MLTPLYTQAVSWFTCLKTRKEGQTLVEYGLILALVAIVVIAVLTVLGRQLRTLFSRVTSVLT; this is translated from the coding sequence ATGCTCACCCCCTTGTACACCCAAGCCGTCAGTTGGTTCACTTGCCTCAAAACCCGTAAGGAAGGCCAGACGCTGGTTGAGTATGGTTTGATCCTGGCCTTGGTGGCGATCGTCGTCATCGCTGTGCTCACCGTGCTGGGTCGCCAGCTCCGGACGCTGTTCAGCAGGGTCACCTCGGTTTTGACCTGA
- a CDS encoding WD40 repeat domain-containing protein, with translation MNKFQYLVILSVFLTGAPLQAVQTTRILIDSFSDWAEGRPQGTAVVEPGRLSTAPSFAPVAELKSAVLWAGALERNGSVLLAAGKPGAVWRLTPSGRLDKLTEFQEPDVYAVASGPKGEVYAAPSPGGKIFRLGDQGRFEEFYQTGEDFVWDLKVSPSGVLFAATGTKGKIHRITGKGQGQVWFDSDEAHIRCLAFDSGGNLLAGSSGRGLLYRITGRDQGVVLLDSGKDEIAALAVDSTGRIFAAASSGTGGSGGGGSSPERPRSARPAITLETDGESPLSSVAASSSTPGSDSVRSPAGSCTTDLYVLGRDLSPQKLREFKDDIAALAVSGNKTYAASAADGRMYQVNDGREIALLGGIEKQPVIALLGQGGILTALSQGRSRVWRSGPEGGGTYQSRVMDSKTFARWGAFRAQGEGDWTVRTRSGNTSDPDKSWYPWMPLDGGKIASPQARYLQFEVKLERGSLEQVEVFLLPVNQPPRIDLLRVLEPDTAYEVMLQPAPPPQPQGADQLAKGADGPPLPPARFQPSTVRGARSAAWQASDPNGDRLRFAVYLKREGEGAWELLEKEWLQPVFSWDASGWPDGAYRFRVVADDGLDNPEEGTLQTEKISEALTVDHTPPSAVIVRKTPLLVEIAVSDQTSAIAAAYCSTNGHDFEPLLPADGINDSLRETFLLRRKEGATLFFRVEDSHGNVTGLRILPD, from the coding sequence ATGAATAAATTCCAATATTTGGTTATACTCTCCGTTTTCCTAACGGGTGCGCCGCTCCAAGCGGTGCAAACCACCCGCATCCTCATCGATTCCTTCTCCGATTGGGCCGAAGGCCGTCCACAGGGCACGGCGGTGGTGGAGCCCGGACGGCTGTCTACCGCTCCCTCGTTCGCCCCGGTGGCGGAACTCAAGTCCGCCGTCCTCTGGGCCGGAGCCCTCGAACGCAACGGTTCGGTTCTGCTCGCCGCCGGGAAGCCGGGTGCTGTCTGGCGTCTGACCCCCTCCGGTCGCCTCGACAAGCTCACCGAATTCCAGGAACCCGACGTTTATGCGGTCGCGTCCGGACCCAAGGGTGAAGTTTATGCCGCACCTTCCCCGGGTGGAAAAATTTTCCGTCTCGGCGACCAGGGCCGGTTCGAGGAATTCTATCAGACCGGCGAGGACTTTGTTTGGGATTTGAAAGTGTCCCCCAGTGGTGTTCTTTTCGCCGCCACCGGCACCAAGGGGAAGATCCACCGCATCACGGGCAAGGGCCAGGGGCAGGTGTGGTTTGACTCCGATGAGGCCCATATCCGCTGTCTCGCATTCGACAGCGGGGGCAACCTCCTGGCTGGAAGTTCGGGAAGAGGTTTGCTCTACCGCATCACGGGCCGGGACCAGGGGGTCGTGCTCCTCGACAGCGGAAAGGACGAGATCGCCGCCCTTGCGGTGGATTCAACAGGACGCATCTTCGCTGCTGCTTCATCCGGCACTGGAGGCAGCGGGGGCGGGGGTTCCTCGCCCGAACGTCCGCGCAGTGCCCGCCCGGCCATCACCCTGGAGACCGATGGGGAATCGCCACTGTCTTCCGTCGCCGCTTCATCCTCTACCCCGGGATCCGATTCCGTCCGCAGTCCTGCGGGTTCCTGCACTACGGACCTCTACGTTCTGGGTCGCGACCTCAGCCCGCAGAAACTGCGCGAATTCAAGGATGACATCGCCGCCCTGGCTGTTTCCGGCAACAAGACCTATGCCGCCTCCGCCGCCGATGGACGCATGTATCAGGTCAACGACGGCCGCGAAATCGCCCTGCTCGGGGGCATTGAGAAACAGCCGGTCATCGCCCTGCTAGGCCAGGGCGGCATCCTCACCGCATTGAGCCAGGGTCGCAGCCGGGTCTGGCGTTCCGGACCGGAAGGGGGTGGGACCTACCAGTCGAGGGTGATGGATTCCAAGACCTTCGCCCGCTGGGGTGCGTTCCGTGCCCAGGGGGAGGGGGACTGGACGGTGCGGACCCGCAGTGGCAACACCAGTGACCCCGACAAATCCTGGTATCCCTGGATGCCGCTGGACGGTGGAAAAATCGCCAGCCCGCAGGCCCGTTATCTCCAATTTGAAGTGAAACTCGAACGCGGGTCACTGGAACAGGTGGAAGTTTTCCTTCTCCCGGTGAACCAGCCCCCGCGCATCGATCTGCTGCGGGTGTTGGAGCCGGATACCGCTTACGAGGTCATGCTTCAGCCCGCGCCGCCGCCCCAGCCCCAGGGCGCGGACCAACTGGCCAAGGGGGCCGATGGCCCGCCCCTGCCACCCGCCCGTTTCCAACCCTCGACCGTCCGCGGTGCCCGCTCCGCTGCCTGGCAGGCATCCGACCCGAACGGCGACCGTCTGCGTTTCGCTGTCTATCTCAAAAGGGAAGGGGAAGGCGCCTGGGAATTGTTGGAAAAAGAATGGCTGCAGCCGGTTTTTTCGTGGGATGCCAGCGGCTGGCCCGACGGAGCCTACCGCTTCCGGGTTGTGGCTGACGACGGGCTCGACAATCCGGAAGAGGGAACCCTTCAAACGGAAAAAATCAGCGAAGCCCTGACCGTGGACCACACCCCGCCTTCGGCTGTGATCGTCCGCAAGACCCCGCTTCTGGTGGAAATCGCTGTTTCCGACCAGACCAGTGCGATTGCAGCCGCCTACTGTTCCACCAATGGCCATGACTTTGAACCACTCCTGCCTGCCGACGGCATCAACGACAGTCTGCGCGAAACATTCCTTCTGCGCCGAAAGGAAGGCGCCACGTTGTTCTTCCGTGTCGAGGACAGCCATGGCAATGTCACTGGACTCCGGATTTTGCCGGACTGA
- a CDS encoding Flp family type IVb pilin encodes MIHSLYLLVASSIKPLLKRISGQTLIEYAMILALISMVTVAALTLMGGQLRTFFSRVTSLLT; translated from the coding sequence ATGATCCATTCACTCTATCTTCTGGTGGCCAGTTCCATAAAACCCCTGCTCAAACGCATAAGCGGTCAAACGCTCATCGAATACGCGATGATCCTTGCCCTGATCTCTATGGTCACCGTGGCGGCTTTGACCCTGATGGGGGGACAATTGCGCACTTTTTTTAGCAGGGTCACCTCGCTGCTCACCTGA
- the gcvH gene encoding glycine cleavage system protein GcvH, with protein MNIPETLKYTESHEWILLEGESATVGITDHAQNELSDVVFVELPKVGRSVNAKEPVAVVESVKAASDIYSPLSGEITATNPDLTADPALVNSDPYGKAWIFKIRLANPSEASSLLDARAYTHVIRK; from the coding sequence ATGAACATCCCCGAAACGCTCAAATACACCGAAAGCCACGAATGGATCCTCCTCGAGGGCGAATCCGCCACCGTGGGCATCACCGATCACGCCCAGAACGAACTCAGTGACGTCGTTTTTGTCGAACTTCCCAAAGTGGGTCGGAGCGTGAACGCCAAGGAACCGGTGGCGGTGGTCGAGAGTGTCAAGGCGGCCTCCGACATCTACTCTCCGCTTTCCGGCGAAATCACCGCCACCAACCCCGACCTCACCGCCGACCCGGCTCTGGTCAACTCCGATCCATACGGCAAGGCCTGGATTTTCAAAATCCGTTTGGCCAATCCCTCCGAAGCCTCCTCGCTTCTCGATGCCCGGGCCTATACCCACGTGATCCGGAAGTAA
- a CDS encoding cytochrome c peroxidase, with protein sequence MFLSTLQLGHRHFPVLIFLLPLPLQAQNGVIDLTSLDNYANQTKPAYITKDNTSGNPITDAGATLGRVLFHDKRLSRNNTVSCSSCHQQAHAFSDNATASVGVNGTTGRHSMRLINARFGTEAKFFWNERAASLEAQTTQPIQDHTEMGFSGTSGDPAFTDLESKLSAIPEYRVLFAMTFDTPDITESRIQQSLAQFVRSIQSFDSKYDTGRAQVNGENQNFPNFTANENAGKALYLAAPGPNGAGCAGCHRPPEFDIDPNSRNNGIVASLSGGTDLTNTRSPSLRDLMAPGGSTTNGPFMHDGSLTTLAAVIAHYNAIPANNTNLDPRLQRPGGQVQNLNLTAQQRADLEAFLKTLTGSNVYTDPKWSNPFDVNGNLSLIVLPDSATSMVLNGNGTMTLTCNAAANLDYQLQSSTDLTTWTDVATITSDANGMIVRNFPTSANKMFYRFTYSVP encoded by the coding sequence ATGTTTCTCTCTACTTTGCAATTGGGTCACCGGCACTTCCCGGTCCTGATCTTCCTGCTCCCTCTTCCATTACAGGCTCAAAACGGAGTCATTGACCTGACTTCCCTGGACAACTACGCCAACCAAACCAAACCCGCTTACATCACGAAGGACAACACCTCCGGCAATCCCATCACCGATGCAGGCGCCACCCTCGGGCGCGTCCTCTTCCACGACAAACGCCTCTCGAGAAACAACACCGTCAGTTGCAGTTCCTGCCACCAGCAGGCCCATGCGTTCTCCGACAACGCCACCGCCAGCGTCGGCGTCAATGGCACCACCGGCCGCCACTCCATGCGACTCATCAATGCCCGCTTCGGCACCGAGGCCAAGTTCTTTTGGAACGAACGCGCCGCCAGCCTCGAGGCCCAGACCACCCAGCCCATCCAGGACCACACCGAAATGGGCTTCAGCGGCACCTCCGGTGACCCCGCCTTTACCGATCTCGAGAGCAAACTTTCCGCCATCCCGGAATACCGCGTCCTTTTCGCCATGACCTTCGACACTCCGGACATCACGGAATCCCGTATCCAACAATCCCTGGCCCAATTCGTGCGCAGCATCCAGTCCTTCGACAGCAAATACGATACCGGCCGGGCCCAAGTCAACGGGGAGAATCAAAACTTCCCCAACTTCACCGCCAACGAAAATGCCGGCAAGGCCCTCTACCTCGCCGCGCCGGGTCCGAATGGTGCCGGTTGCGCCGGCTGTCACCGCCCTCCGGAATTCGACATCGATCCCAACAGCCGCAACAACGGCATCGTCGCCTCTCTCTCCGGCGGGACCGACCTGACCAATACCCGGTCCCCCAGCCTGCGTGATCTCATGGCTCCCGGCGGAAGCACCACCAACGGCCCTTTCATGCACGACGGGTCGCTCACCACGCTGGCTGCGGTCATCGCCCACTACAATGCGATCCCCGCCAACAACACCAACTTGGACCCCCGCCTGCAACGCCCCGGCGGCCAGGTGCAAAACCTCAATCTCACCGCCCAGCAACGCGCCGACCTCGAGGCCTTCCTCAAAACCCTCACCGGTTCCAACGTCTACACCGACCCCAAATGGTCCAATCCCTTCGACGTCAACGGCAACTTGAGCCTGATCGTACTCCCTGACTCCGCGACCTCCATGGTCCTCAACGGCAATGGCACCATGACCCTGACCTGCAACGCCGCCGCCAACCTCGACTACCAACTGCAATCTTCCACCGACCTGACGACTTGGACCGATGTCGCCACGATCACCTCGGACGCCAATGGAATGATCGTTCGGAATTTCCCCACATCCGCCAACAAGATGTTCTACCGTTTCACGTACAGCGTCCCCTGA
- a CDS encoding response regulator — MASILVVDDDVGIRSLLRLLLEQLSHTVKEAGDGVEALAIAAQGGIDVVLTDLIMPEKEGIETIMELHRRYPDMKIIAMSGGGVGRVEDYLAMASRLGAVQTLKKPFGLKELNQTLTLVLAAQKP, encoded by the coding sequence ATGGCCTCCATTCTTGTAGTTGATGATGATGTGGGGATCCGCTCCCTGCTTCGGCTGTTGCTGGAGCAATTGAGCCACACGGTGAAGGAAGCGGGCGATGGGGTGGAGGCCCTGGCCATTGCGGCACAGGGCGGGATCGATGTGGTCTTGACGGACTTGATCATGCCGGAGAAAGAAGGCATTGAGACCATCATGGAATTGCATCGCAGGTATCCGGATATGAAAATCATAGCGATGTCTGGAGGAGGCGTGGGCCGGGTGGAGGATTACCTGGCCATGGCTTCGCGGTTGGGGGCGGTTCAGACGTTGAAAAAGCCGTTTGGTTTGAAGGAATTGAACCAAACGCTGACCCTTGTCTTGGCCGCACAGAAACCGTAG
- the gcvT gene encoding glycine cleavage system aminomethyltransferase GcvT, whose product MPSADSKPRQTPLYTLHKAAGAKLIEFGGWEMPVHYTSILEEHAAVRNTVGLFDISHMGQVFVSGTSSEAWLNTLLTNDVRQLSPGQGQYTLMLNESAGVVDDLLVFRLDDQNFLLVVNAARTERDLKWMKKWLNANATLDFDPDHRAALALQGPRAVQVIQKVFPDEFHAPKRNAIETWAFNKQPVLVSRTGYTGEDGFELFFSDAIAEDLWKALLKEGRGLGCVPIGLGARDTLRLEAGLSLYGHELDETITPLEAGLSSFVSFDKPEKFIGREVLREQRENGPARKLIAFEVTGPGAPPRADYIVLKSGRPIGKVTSGGLSPTLRKGIGLALVETPEATLGNTLEIQVRGNTLPAVIVKRPFYRKPE is encoded by the coding sequence ATGCCTTCCGCTGATTCCAAACCCCGGCAGACTCCGCTCTACACCCTGCACAAGGCAGCCGGGGCCAAATTGATCGAATTTGGCGGTTGGGAAATGCCGGTCCACTACACCAGCATCCTTGAGGAACATGCCGCTGTCCGCAACACCGTGGGCCTCTTCGATATCAGCCACATGGGCCAGGTCTTCGTGTCCGGCACTTCCTCGGAAGCCTGGCTCAACACCCTCCTGACCAACGACGTCCGACAGCTTTCCCCAGGCCAGGGCCAGTACACCCTCATGCTCAACGAGTCCGCCGGCGTCGTCGACGACCTCCTCGTTTTCCGCCTCGACGACCAGAACTTCCTCCTCGTGGTCAACGCCGCCCGCACCGAGCGTGACCTCAAATGGATGAAGAAGTGGCTCAATGCCAATGCCACCCTGGACTTCGACCCCGACCACCGCGCCGCCCTCGCCCTTCAGGGCCCCCGGGCGGTCCAGGTCATCCAAAAGGTCTTTCCCGACGAATTCCACGCCCCCAAACGCAACGCCATCGAAACATGGGCGTTCAACAAACAACCCGTGCTCGTTTCCCGCACCGGGTACACCGGCGAGGACGGGTTCGAACTTTTTTTCAGCGATGCCATTGCCGAGGATCTTTGGAAAGCCCTCCTCAAGGAAGGACGCGGCCTGGGCTGCGTCCCCATCGGACTCGGTGCCCGTGACACCCTCCGTCTCGAAGCCGGGTTGAGCCTCTACGGACACGAACTCGATGAAACCATCACACCGCTCGAAGCCGGCCTTTCCTCGTTTGTCTCCTTCGACAAACCGGAAAAATTCATCGGGCGCGAAGTCCTTCGTGAGCAGCGTGAAAACGGACCGGCCCGCAAGTTGATCGCCTTTGAAGTCACCGGTCCCGGTGCCCCACCCCGCGCCGACTACATCGTCCTCAAGTCCGGACGCCCCATCGGCAAGGTCACCAGTGGAGGCCTTTCCCCCACCCTCCGTAAAGGCATCGGTCTGGCCCTGGTGGAAACCCCCGAAGCCACCCTCGGAAATACCTTGGAAATCCAAGTCCGTGGCAACACACTGCCCGCCGTCATCGTCAAGCGACCCTTCTACCGCAAACCCGAATGA
- a CDS encoding UDP-N-acetylglucosamine diphosphorylase, translating to MFAPSTLLDLASTAHATLFDGAGQAWEVLPRIAAYLDANLRPGNHGRVVGTPHIGGRVFIGEGTVVEPGACILGPAWIGKDCHIRHGAYIREQVIVGDGCVVGNSTEIKNSVLFNGVQVPHFSYVGDSILGHRVHLGAGVILSNFRLDGRPIMVRAGGDKIPSGLRKFGAIIGDRAEVGCHSVLNPGSVLGREALVYPGTIWQGFLPAGKTARMPEPFGKIVG from the coding sequence ATGTTTGCTCCATCCACCCTTCTCGATCTTGCCTCCACCGCCCACGCGACTCTTTTTGATGGGGCCGGCCAGGCTTGGGAGGTTCTTCCGCGTATCGCCGCCTACCTCGATGCCAATCTCCGGCCGGGCAACCATGGAAGGGTTGTCGGCACCCCCCATATTGGTGGGCGCGTGTTCATCGGCGAGGGCACGGTGGTTGAACCCGGCGCCTGCATCCTCGGTCCGGCCTGGATCGGCAAGGACTGCCACATCCGCCACGGGGCCTACATCCGCGAGCAGGTCATCGTGGGTGACGGCTGTGTCGTTGGCAACAGCACGGAGATCAAAAACAGCGTATTATTCAACGGCGTCCAAGTACCCCACTTCAGTTACGTCGGTGATTCCATCCTCGGTCACAGGGTCCACCTGGGAGCGGGGGTGATTCTCTCAAACTTTCGGTTAGATGGCCGGCCTATCATGGTGCGTGCCGGGGGAGACAAGATCCCGAGCGGCCTGCGCAAATTCGGGGCCATCATTGGTGACCGGGCCGAAGTGGGCTGCCATTCAGTCCTCAACCCCGGATCGGTCCTCGGCCGGGAAGCCCTTGTCTATCCGGGCACCATTTGGCAGGGCTTTCTTCCCGCCGGCAAGACAGCGCGGATGCCCGAGCCGTTCGGTAAAATCGTCGGTTGA